CTTGTCTGGGGCTGAGAGAGAAGGGGCAACCCCAAAGTGAGACGTACCCCATGCTCCCTCACACACGCACTCGGGGAGCTTTCTGCTCGACAACACTCCTCTCTGTGTTTGGACCAACACAGTGGTCCAAGATGGAATCCCTTAAATCTTTCATCACACTTTTCAAAAGATAGAGGAGATATCAATTAAATGACTTGAGATATGACGAGAAAAAGCTAACATGCAAAGAAATacaacacagaagaaaatatgcAATGTTTTATTAGCTGCATACATTTCAACAAACAAGTTGGGGACACAGATTTGGCTAtttagattattaaaaatatttattataagcaggtttcttttcccatatttaagagaaaacacaTGACTGGAAATATTGAGATGGAAACTGGGTTAAACCAATTCCCAAGTCCTTACCAAGTAATTAACcaataaaggaaaagatactTTGGAACTAAAAATTAGGGAAGCCTATACACAATTTAGacatgggtggggagggaaaaataaatcaaaatgaagtcagatcatttacattttatagcCTTCAATTCAGCACATAAAACTGtactatttaatgtatttttccatgAACTTTTTGTGAAATTCAGATCGAAGCGTATCATTTACaaatcttttgtctttcttctgaTCATCTACACCTTTTGCACAGTTCTTAAAGACAACATCATCATCccacctgaaagaaaaaaaaatagaacaatctTACAACACCTGTATCAAGAGATAAAAACATCAGGTGAACTGCAAAGCTTCCTCATGCTCAACACACATGTCGTTTGATGCTGCAATTATACcgaaaagaataagtaaattttaagagGTGGTTGGCTTGCTTTTTCATAACAGGAAGGGTAATCCCTATTTTAGAATATACACAACATTCTTATTATTTCTCCAGTATAAGAAACTTTGagttaaaaaagcagaaactgcATATTTAATGTTTTCAGGTCAAAAACAAAGAGGCAGCACCTGGTACTACCCTGATTAGTATGGACAGGTCTCAAGGATAACTGGGCAAGTCACTATAGTTACATTACGTGGTTTTAAGGATTTTATATATACTCTTACCATTTAACAATTTAggacaaaagaagaaattattaagGCTCATATGTTGGCCCACATCTACATTAACCACAAGGAAAGAGCAGCTGAAGAGCTTAGGGCAGGACTCTGGTTAAGATTCTCTTGGCTGGCTTTCATAacgtataaattaaaaaaaaaaaaagaaaacaaacaaaaaaccaggcAGCCCAGGATGGGCTTAAATACatgttttagagaaaataaagactattatttcaaaatatcatcTAGCATATAAAACACAAACTCATATATGCAATATATGGGTTCTCACAAACATGTATCAAATGAAAGTCTATacaatgtgtgtttgtgtgtggatgTATGCATGTCAGAGGAAACTGCACGTGGAAAATCAGCAAAGAACATAGGCATCTTTGAAAAGGGTTGTAAGTCATCACTGGCGCAGTGCAGAGAAATGTGAAAAGCTGAGCAGAGCTAGGTCAAATGTGATCTGCACATTAAGACATGTTTCAACCTCCAAACATTCCTATCTGCACCAAACAACGTAGAACCACCATATAgtttaatacaataaaaaaaactaCAGATACAACTTTATTCTATATATAATCTGtactgtatacatatacataaaatctCCAACTTATTTACTGTACTATACCTTCTTTTAACTTTAAAGTTGGCCTGAGGCTGGGATGGGCCAGTGAGATTAAGAAGAGGGTTTCCACTCAGAATGTTTTCCATACGAATCCTTTCTTCTTCAGCCTTTTGTTCTTGTTCCTGTCAATGATATGGGAAGATTCCTAAGTAAAAGATTCATTTACTTATATTAACTCTGGCATCAATCTTATTATCataactcatattttaaaagactgttaGGATTTTTAGGGAGAGATGGGATAAGCATCAAGATagcactgtttttgtttttaaagatatacCAAAAAAGTCTCATTTACTGAAATAATTTGGCACTTTCAAGTTTGTTAGCATTCATTAGTCTCCTTCTGACTTTGAAATTCTTGAGTtgcatatttaaacatattttctttcttgaattacATACAAAGTTACATAATTGCTTAGACAGTATATCAGTAAACATTCTAATCATTTAAGAACATGTTAAACATCAAAAAGACACATTTAGCAAAGCAATTTATCTCAATTTCTAAAGAAGGGTTAATATAGCTGATTATAAATAATCTTTCGACTCAGCAGCAATGTAAACTTGCATCTCTAGGACTGGTGACAAGTTATTATTACCAAGAACAATTTCCTATCATTTCCTTTAGAGTTATTGGTTGGTTGCCACACACAGCACTGGGGAAAAAGGTGACACTCTTTCCATACTCCAGTACCAGGTACACTGTTTCATGACCATGGGTATACAGGATGGACAGCCTGTGGTTTACTCCAATCCAAACCatcttgttttgtaaataaattttactggtacagtctcattcatttatttatgattcCTATGGCTGCTTATCCTACAATCAGCTGAGTTGAAAAGTTGTGACAGAGGCTATGTGGTCTGCAAGCCTAATACAGTTACTATCTAGTCCTTTATAGACAGTTTCCCAGTCCCTAACATAGGCTGACTggtttgaaaatgttttgaaacacCTCAAAAGCCAGCCACTAGAAAGCAAGATAGGGAAATACGTACAAAACTGTCATCTGACTCCAAAATACACCAACACATATTTGTACAAAGAAATCAGATGCATCTTGCAAAATTGCCAAGAACTTCTGTCTAAAATGCTTATGCTCCTTAAATGAATGTTTATGCTCCAAATGCATTTAATTGTCTCCTTCTGTATCCACAGCTGTTAGGAAGGCCACAAGAATTTGGAATAGAAAAACTGCCCTCTTGTGGTGCACAGGCATAGGAATGGTCTTATAGTTCTATTGGAGTTTTGCTATCCTGTGCCAAATTTTGACACGAATTGTATCTTTAATGTTTTTACTCTTCCAATGTGAATTCTAACTGTCTTCAAAGCCTATCCCCAATTCTACCTATTTTCTCAATTCTTCCCTGGTCCTTCTGACCCACATGAGTTCTACCTCCCTAGGTTCCAAGCATAGCCTACatcagtctttttcctttttctaaacagAACAATTCTTGgttcaaataaaatcttacaaagaagcccacttaaaaaaaatttttgctctATTCTGGTTGAAAGTGGAGGCAGATAGATCTACGTGAGGGTCTCACAGTGTGCCTAATTCAACATGTTCCAAACAGAActcatcatttcttttctctccactGAAGCATGCCCATCCTTCTACGTTCCCTGAATTAGTGTATGGCACTCATACAGACCCAGGAACTGCCATAGCTAATTTGTCACTTTTCTTTGGTTAATTTTATCTCCCTGAGAGTTAACATCTCTCAAATTCAACTCCTAGCATGCAAGACTCTCATAACAGGATATGAGGATTATTGAAACAGCCCTCTAATCAGTTCTTTCTTGCATCCTCCACACTTTGGCCAGagtaatctttctaaaatgcacCCTCAACCCTACCATCTCCTGCTGAAATTGACTAGTTCTGCATACCCTTTAGAACAGAGTTCAAACAGAGTTCAAACTGTTTGCATTGATCTACAAATGGTCAGTGCACTCACTCACTCTTGACTCCTAAGTTTTATCTCTTATTGTTACTACTATGggtaattatataataaatgtacATACTATGGGTCCTATTTAATTTATCTAACTGTCTTTGAGTTAAGAcattctttccttccaaagagagAGACTGTGGGGACTCAGAAACTAGGTTACATAAAATTTATTGACAGACGGCCTCAGCAAGTGCCTGGAAAGAAGACTGGGGCAGAAGACAAGGACAGAGGTAAAGATAGTTTCATTATATCTGTGGGTTCTTCCTAGGTAATGACTACATCTAGTCATCTTTGATTCTTCTGACACTTAACAGACACTGACTAAATGTCTGTTGAACACATAAATGAGTGAAGAACAATTTAATCACTAGGCCTAAAGCATGTTTGAACCATTTCAAAAGAATTTCTAACATAACTAGGAGACTTAGGATGTCACAGAAATTACCAGATCTATAGACCTACAGGTGCTAGAATTCTATCTAGACCTGGCAAGGATGATTTCTAATATAAGGTGctactactgctactgctactgctgagtcacttcagtcgtgtccgactctgtgcgaccccatagacgtcagcccaccaggctccccccatccctgggattctccaggcaagaatactggaatgggttgccatttccttttccaatgcatgaaagtgaaaagtgaaagtgaagtcgctcagccgggtccaactcttagcgaccccatggactgcagcctaccaggctcttccatccatgggattttagaggcaagagtactggagtggggtgccactgctttCTACAAAGGTGCTACTACTTGAATTAAACAACATTTCTGCTATAATTTATGTGAGATGATGTAAAAACATTTAATATGTTGGTCTCACCTTCCTGGCCTGCTCTtcagctctttcttttttaattttttccagctCTGCAAGAAGAGCTGCAGTGTCGTCATCATCACTCTCCTCTTCAAaatcttcatcttcatcttccTCCTAAAAAAGAATGGTGATGGCAAAGGAGGTTAGACACAAAATAGGCAtaagtcatttttttcccataaaaatgGCACTTACCAAATCTTTGGAGCAGGATTAATTTTCCCAGTGGGAAAGATAAATGTAGCTAAATAAAATTAGATCAGCAaccaaacaaaaagtaaaataaaacctcaCAAGTAGTTTATGACTACTTACTAAAAtgtatcttaaaatgtattttagacATTATAGCAGCTAATAGTATCTTTCAAATTTACATGATCAAATAAGGATTTACACATGAAAATAACtgtaaaactggaaaaggaaCACTTTACACTGATACACACTAACTACATACTTTGACCCTGAGGGTCAAAACACTTTAATATTGTCCAAAACAACTAGGAAGTAAGAATAATTCGAAGTACAGAACAGGGTGCTAAATTCTCAgagtaaaataatttcaaatgaataatCATTAAATCTCACTTAAAACTGAATTTCTTATACTGAATTatgatgttaatttttaatttagtctATCAATTCTAGAATTACTAACATATATGCTTAATTAGATGCTACCCTTTAAGACTTTTTTCTGTATGTAGAAAACCGCAAATTTAGTGGGTCTGTGGGGTTCCACTAAATTTGAATGTTAATGAAAGTGCCAATCCTTAAAAACCTTTCACTTAGATCACATGCCTCCCTAAACACAGAAGGAGCCATTATGCCCACTGAACGAGTAGAAGAGGCAACACTAGTTGAGAATAGGGAACGGTCCCTACGTTCACTGGAGGGGATGCTACTGATGAAGAGCCCAGTCTGAAGAGGCAGAGCTATCCATTTCCATGGTTTAATACAGGGAATTATTTTTTAGGGAAGCACACCTTTCTGGTTCTCTAGAGATCAAACTTGAAATCTGATTAACAAGAtaatgctttttttgttttaaaataaactgaagtCAGAGCTGTAACTGAATAATAGTAAGTAAATACAAATTGCTTCTTAAAgctaaaaaagtaaattaaaaagtatttcagAAAAATGGTAAGTAAATTACTACATGCAGAtgagaggaagaagtaaaacatACATCTGTTAGGGGGTCATCTGCATCAAGGTTGGCAGCAGGAATCTGGTCCAATCGGGGCTTCTTTGACACTGAGGAAGAGGTTGTATGTTCTGGGAGAAAACAAACATTAGTTAGCTCACTGAATCAAATCCTGCATTTCCGGTAACATTTTAGGGACTTGCGGGCACAGAGAGCTTAGATCTTAAACCTAACAGTAGGGATTATAACAACAGGGGCAGGTAAATAAGTCTTagacaaatatttgctgaatgagttaACAAAAGTACTGATTTTAGTATGGGAACTGTGGCCTCAGGAAATTTAGGATATAGTTTACACATGCTAAAAGTAAAAATGGAAGAACTTCATAGACAGAAACCATGGGGACTTAAAGAGTCTGGCTGCTCTAAGTAGTCAAAAACTCCTTAATCTGAATTGAAACAATGGTTGCTAAATATACCCTACTAGTTCTAATAAGAAgcataaaaagatgaaattggtATCAATTTCATTATCATCTCTAATCCAACCCAATGTAATCTAGTCCAATCAATCCAATCCAATCTTTCAAGAAACTGCTACAGCTCTTACccaattttaaaagcaaacaaacaaaaataataatctatTCCTATTACTACATAAAGAAAAACTGTTTGTCAACATAATGTCATGAGAGAAATGTCTAAAGTAGTGTTGGTACCTCGGGTTGGCCgatctctgtttttttctcttgcagcagctctctctctctcttccaactCTCTCCTGAAGTCACGGTTTCGAACCTCTTCAGGGGCATCCTGAGTGGTCTGTCTGAAGTAGAAACAAAACAAGGCAAAGTTACTTCTAAAAAACAAATGGCTGTAATAACAGAAGACAATTCAAGAAACACAACTTTATCCTGAGTCCCTAAAGCATAAAATTCCACTAGGGGAATCAACAAGATCATTAGTCTAATCTGAAGGTTACTAGAGGCATCCTGTGATGTCAATAACCTCAAACTAAATCAACATACTTTCCCATAGTAAGGCAGCAGGTTGATCAAAACGCCTTTACTTTTTGTTAGTATGCTAACTCAGGGCTTGTTACAGCAACACTTTTAATCTCATACTGATTAGTACTGATAGTGCTTACTCCTCCTGACAGAACGTGTTACTAGTCATTGTTCAATCTACATACAGAAATTCCTGGTAAACTGGAATTTCTGCTTAAGGAGTATCTGGTAGCACTTTTAAATCATGGAGCATAATTTTGGTGTCAGAAACACTACTACACTCTACCCCTATGAAAATAGATAACTTGAGTGATAATAACCCA
This sequence is a window from Odocoileus virginianus isolate 20LAN1187 ecotype Illinois chromosome 10, Ovbor_1.2, whole genome shotgun sequence. Protein-coding genes within it:
- the CWC15 gene encoding spliceosome-associated protein CWC15 homolog, producing MTTAARPTFEPARGGRGKGEGDLSQLSKQYSSRDLPSHTKIKYRQTTQDAPEEVRNRDFRRELEERERAAAREKNRDRPTREHTTSSSVSKKPRLDQIPAANLDADDPLTDEEDEDEDFEEESDDDDTAALLAELEKIKKERAEEQARKEQEQKAEEERIRMENILSGNPLLNLTGPSQPQANFKVKRRWDDDVVFKNCAKGVDDQKKDKRFVNDTLRSEFHKKFMEKYIK